The Camelus dromedarius isolate mCamDro1 chromosome 23, mCamDro1.pat, whole genome shotgun sequence nucleotide sequence AACTCCTGGGTGCCTAAGACTGACTGACTTTCCTCTTGTGTGATGTGAATTCTTTTGTGAGGGTGGTCTGGACAAAAAGGTCCAAGCAAGTGTGTGTTGTGGGAGGACCTTCTGTTACCAAGTCACAAATGTGGTGGCTTCACTATCCGTTCCCTGCCTGGGCTGTAGGTGGATACCTGTATAAACGGAGATGTCGAGAGCTTGAGGAAGACTGTGCAGGACTTGCTTGTCAAGCTGCAGGAGGCTGAGCAGCAGCGCCAGTCAGACCGTGCAGGTTTTGAGGTGAGATGTGGGATTTGGGGAGAGGGTGCCCCAAGGGTTGGGCCACTGGATGGCTGGATGCCATCAACTGGGAAGGTGAGGCCTTGAGGCCTGCGGGCAATTCCTTTCTGCTTTGCTCTTTCCTGGATATTTATAGCTTTGCTGTCCAAGGCTAGCCCACAGTTCGAAGGTCAGCTTTTGAGCCTCTGGCCTCCTGGAGTCGAGTGGTGGCGCTGGTCTGGGATGGCAAGTAATTCAGAAGCCCTTTCTGTAAGTACCATGGTCAGAACTACTGGGCTCTAAGCACTGTGCAGGCAGGGAATGTTGCCATCAAGTTCACCACTGCATCCCCAGTGTCTGGGACAATACCTGGCTTCAGCGGGGTGCCTCTGAGGTGTGGACCGGATGAGTGGATGAATCGGTGTGGTCCTAGGAAGAACTGTGCTGGTGGAATCAGGGGACTTTACATCCAGTCATGGCTATACTACACAGAGCTCTGTGATCTTGAGTATctcaattattattataaaagtaatactagATTATTATAGAAGgttaaaagaatacaaaatagaaGGCCTCCCAGTATTAAAAGTGTGTGAGGTCTTCCATGCTTCCCAGAAAATTCTTGGAGTATAAGATGAGGGACACCAGGCAAACTCGGGGCAGTTTTCGTAACTGCTCGATGTGAGAGTAAGCGTCTGTTACCTGCGATTGTTCCCCCCACGTAAAGTACTTTCTAGGGCATAAATATGTGATGATAGACGTCTGCCCTGCCCAGgcttgccaggggctggtggaaAGGGGAGTCCCAGCCTAAAGTCTTCTCTTTCATGGACTCAGAGAATTTCTGAGAAGTGTTTTGAGGGTGAGGACCAAGGGCAGTGAGAATGACCAGCTGTCTCAAGAGTAGTTGAAGTCTTACTTGAGCAAGTGATTTAACCTCCCTAACCATCAGTTTCAACTTTTATAAAAAGGGGTCATGAATTTCACAAGATTGTTGTGTGGATTGAGTGAGGTAATATGTGTAAAGATATTTATTACTTAGAAgggtttagaaataaaaaatatgctgTATTTTTCTTAGTGATCAGTTTCACAAGTGGGTTTTCCTAAATAATTTGAACTTAGGGTAACACTAGGATTAGTCTGGGCTCAGAACGAAGTAGCCGTGCAGTGAAGGAGTTCGTCGTGTCTACTTCAGATTCCACAACTTGGACGATTCAGTTGCTGATGAATGAGCTCAGCTGTCCTCTGCCTTCTTGGAGCAgaatgggaggaaggggaggctggggctgtAGCACTGACTAGACTGAAACTTTGGGAGGAAATGTCTACACCAAGAAGCATTGTAAAGTGCAGTGGTTGGTTTTGTCAGCACCCAGAGGGCTCTGCCAGCCCTGGGTTTCAAAGCTTGAGCAAAAGTGTACAGAGTAATAAAAAGCCCAGGGCTTGAAGGGCCCTGACAGCTGTGAACCACGAGCCCATGGCTTCTTATGAGGGGCTGCCCTTTAAGCCATGGCACTTAGCACCCACCTGTGGTAGGAGACACTCCTCGCTCCTCGGGTTGCTCCCACTACTGGGGTAGGTTGCCACACCCTCTTATGATTAAGAGGTTCCCTTAGGGCAGAACTGGCTGGAGCTATGGGACAGCTGTGGCAGGGgagtgtttttttattttttttccctctgtgattCTACAGCTGGGTGTGAGGATGGCCCATGGCCCGTTAATGCTACGCTCCAAGCACACATCATCCTGGGTGCAGTGTTTACATACAGAAATGAGAGGCCTGTGTGTACGTTCCTGCCCAGGGGGCTGGCCTGTTCCAGCCTAATCTGGGACGTTTGAAGGCTTTTCTCAGTCTCTCCTAGTGAATTAGACTTTCTGGTCTCCTTTTCTGAACCTAGAGGGTGGGAAAGGTAAGGCTGTCAGTTACCATGAAGACAACCTGCCGTGAAGCGTACATTTCTCGTCCTGCCGGCTCCTGGCCTTCAGGAAGGATTTGCAGCGAGTTTGCTCTGGACAGGGCTGGTGCGCAGCATGGACACGTCTCATCACACCTCATCCTGTGCTTTACTTTCTCCTCCCTGATAACGACTTTGGCAGGAGCCAGACAAACTGGTTGCTGGTGTTCTGTTTTACCAGGGCTGGTTAGGCTTTCTGAAGGTCACCTGGATTCTTTTTTAGTAATTGATTGAGGAGTCAGTGTAGGGTAACTGGGAAGCATTGAAATGGATGATGAAGTAACCGGGTTCTAGCACTGGTTCTGCATTCACTGGCTGTGTAGTCTTGAATAGGTCAGTTGATCTTTAGGTGTGAAAGGAGAGGGTTGGACTAGATGAACGTTAATTCCATTCATGACGTTACGGAGCAGTGACcgtgtgctgggtgctgggctgcACTCTGGAAAGGTCATGGTGCCAAAGGTCTCCGCTGTCAGAAACGGATGGTCGCCTGGGGGATGCACACAGTGACCAGGCAGAATCGGCTCAGTGCTGTGAGAGGGAAGGGCTGTGCGTCCTCTGTGGCCGCACAGAGGAAGCTCAGGCTCCCTGGAAGAAGGGGTGTCTAAGCTGGGGTCTGAAGGGTAATTAGGAGTTGGCAAAATGCATGTGGGAGGAAAGGAGGCAAGTTCTTACTTTTCTTCactctcaattctgtttctgttcttttcaaaTTGGCTTGCCGTGTTTGACAAAGAGCAGGTTCTTCCCGGTGTCTAGCGGCCCTTCCAGATGCCCGTCTGGCCTTTGTGTGCACGCTGCCATGGTGCTTGAAGTGAGGgcgaggaggagggggaggcagaagaAAGAGTGTGGAGATATCCTTTCCTGGATTCTTCGCGTTTGCACTAGGAGGAAAGCCGCAACACTGGGTGAAGCTTGGGTGGTACTGGAGGGCTGCTGGGGATGCTGGAGAATCAGCCACCTGGAAAGTGGAAAGTCTGTGGGTTCCAGGTGTCACTCTAAAGTAGAGCTCAActactgtggagaacagtatggaggctccttaaaaaattaaaaatagttacactatggtccagcaatcccactcctgggcatatatccggagaaaactctaattcaaaaagatacatgcagcccaatgttTATAGCGGCactttttataatagccaagacctgaaagcaacctaaatatccatcaacagatgactggataaagaaaatgtagtgtgtgtgtgtgtgtgtgtggtgaaatactactcagccataaaaaggaatgaaatcatgccatttgtagcaacatgaatggacctagaaattatcatactaagtgaagtaaatcagacagagaaagacaaatatcctatggatatcacttatatgtggaatctaaaaaaatgacacaaacttatttacaaaacaggagactcacagacatagaaaacaaacttatggttaccagggggaagggaagagggcgggataagctgggagtttgggattggcataTACAAACTACTCGGTAtggaataaacaacaaggtcctaaggtatagcacaggaaactatatttaatggcttgtagtaacctgtaatgagagagaatatgtgtatatgcataagtgaatcactgtgctgtacactggaaactaatataacattgtaaatcaactatacttcaataaaatttttttttaaaacccaaaaaacagaacaaaagaaaaacaacaacaaaaaaagcagggCTCAATCAGCTGGAAGTGGAGTTAACCTGCTGCTTCCCGAGTGGGCGATGGCGGTGTGCTTTTCAGGCTTGCCTCTCTTCTCCCATCACCGCACCCAGGCTCCTGGGTTCTTTTCTAAGGCTTTTATCCATGTTCCCCGCCACCCGCCATGTTCCCCACCTATACTTAACACATCCCCATCCTGTGTCACAGGTCACACTCAGCCAGTACCAGAGAGAAGCAGAGCAGAGTCACGCAGCCCTCCAGAGAGCGGAGGACAGAGTGGAGCAGAAGGAGGCAGAAGTCGGGGAGCTGCAGAGGCGCTTGCTGGGAATGGAGACGGTAACGTAGGAGCCTTGCTGATCAGCACCCAGGCTCCTGGGCAGGGAGGCACCCTGGGACGGACTGAGATGGTTGCAGAGACTCTCCTTCTCTGAGCAGCTCCAGAAAATCACACTTCACAGCTTCCTTTGGCAAATACCTTCCAGTACCTTTCTCCATCCCACTAGCCCTTGATGCCTAGAGTTGAACCCATTTCCATTTTAGGCAGTTCCTGGGCAGCTGCCCTTTGGCTTTGGCAGACAGCTCTCAGGGAGCCACTCAGCCTGGTTTCTCGGGGCTTGGTAGCCATAGCTGGCAGGTGGGCCTGGGTAATGCAGGGCCAGCCTCTCCCTCCGGGCAGCTGGGTGAGGCTGAGAAGGTTCTGTGtgctgagggtgggaagggttgtCCCTAACAAGGGAGGGCGCCCCATCAAACCAGCTTGGCCTGCTGCTTGTTGGCAGCTGTCCCACGCCTAGTACCCATTTCACCCCAGTGCAGAAACGGTTGCCTTCTCCtcatctgagatttttctttcccttggtcCCTTCAGGAGCATCAGGCCTTACTGACAAAGGTCAAGGAAGGGGAGACAGCCCTGGAGGAACTTCGGAGCAAGAATGGTGACTGCCAAGTAGAACAAGAAAAGTAAGGGCCCTTGTTCTCCGTGGAGTTGGGGTGCAGGGAGGGCGCAGAcctggggaaggagctggtgCTGATGTCAGATCTTCCAGCTCTGACTCACTGTGTGCCTGCTCGGGGTGGGGCCCTGCCCACGGAGATACTGTCTGGGAGGCTGCCATCTCCGAGGAGTTCATCTTCCGTGGAGTAACAACCCAAAGAAAAGGCTTTTACAGTGTCAGAGCCAGAGTCAGTGGGAGCTGGTGAAGCGTCTGCCGTCATGGTACATCGTTGTATGGTTGTTACACTGTGGAAGTGGCATTATTCCACCATAGTTTACTCCCCTCAAACCAAAAGCAGCTCTAAACTACCTGAGGGAAAAATCGAATAACTTCCTCACATACCATGctaatgaaaatgacagtgagcaccTTCGTGGAGAGATCCTTAACCTGCTTTTATCTGAAACGACCCAAACACTGAGACCCACCTGTCAGTGGTGGCACACAGGGGATCGCTGAGATCCTTTCTACTCCGGAGTTAGAGTGGTTTGCAGATTCCTCTGGTCAGAGGGGATCAGAGACCCCAGACCAGTGAAACCTACAGAGCAAAGATTGAGCCGCTCTTAGACCTTCAAGAATTTAGAAGTCCTTTATGCTGTTGGCAATTAATTTATAAGATCTCAAGTGGTTAATCACATTTAACATTAGCATATTGGTCTGGTCTTTGTTGTATAAGTTGGACCTTTCTAAGTTCAGCAGATGTTACCTGGAGGGCCTTCAAAAGAATTCCAAGATGAACAGACATGATCCTTGCCTTCTTGGACCCTTCAGTCTCCTGGGggcattttctctgctttgggATAACCTCGATCGAGGCCTGCCTGACATGGAAAATGCAGACATCTTATTGTAGTGTTCTTTCAGGCTCAGTTTCATGGCAGAATTGCTGTTAAGTTACTCAGCTCCCTCCTCAGTGGTGGAAGTCCTCACGGGCAGGTGACCAAGAGGAAggagcaagagaaacaaaaaagagcaGATAATCCAAAACCGAGACTTGGGAATGGCAAGTGGTAGCTATGCATCAAAAATGCTGACTTTCTAAataaaaggagactgagaagtggGGCACCAGAGAGCTGAGGATGGAAACTTAGAATGTTTGAAGCTTAGGAAGGATGAGTTGGGGGGCTCAGATTGTGTAGTCCCCTATGCCGAGCACCACCCACCTTCTAGCAGCAGGCACTGGTCTGCTTCCTCAGGCAGAACCAGACAGTAATGGGTACCAGCAATCCTTCAGAGCTCTGAGCTCCGGGGCACTCTCCTTGGCCACCTGACCTTTGGAGATCTTGACCAGTTTGCTTAGAAGATGCAAAGGTAACAGCAAGTGTCCAGAAATCGGGAGACTCAGAAACGGACTTGTGTGAAGAGGCTTTAAGGGTCCTCAAATCTATCTTCCTCTTGATATAAAATCCCTGCCAACAGCGAGATGGTCTTGTGTATTGTAATCCCAGCTCCTACTTGAATGAGGCTGTGCACTTTCTGACAACTTTAATACTGAGAAAGTCTTTCCTGTGTTAAGAACTGCTTCCTTGGAACATCTACCCGTTAGCTCTAGTTTTACCTGTAGGGCTCTCCAGAATGACTTATCCTTTCtaaccttctgagcctcagttccctcatttggACTAGGTGGTCTCTAGGGATGCTTCTGATGTGGTGTTCTGAGGTATCCCGCCACCCACTCCTCACAGCAGACCACTGGGGAATCACACCTGATCAAGACCCCCCCGAGCCCGAGGCCCTGGCTGAGACTGGGTAGACAAAGCATCATTTCCCCTTGCCTCAGCTTCTGGTCTCAATCCCCAGGGCTGCGAGCCTGGAAAAGGAAGTGGCTGGTTTGCGGGAGAAGATCCACCACTTGGATGACATGCTTAAAAGCCAGCAGCGGAAAGTCCGGCAAATGATAGAGCAGGTAGGTGGGGTCAGATCTTCCCCTGCTTTGGGTTCCTCCTCTGGAAGTCACTGTGTTGAGTCTAGCCCTGTTTTCCTGTCAAGTCTacgtctttatttatttattctcttgaGAATCTTGGCTTATATCCATAAGTGTCCCATAAAACATTTATAGCTACTGATGACTGGGTTTGGATGGTTGGGATTTGCTCTTCTCCCATCTTTCCCCTACATTTTTGGTCATGTTCCTTGTGCTTTCCCGTGGGACAAGAAGGGAAAGGTTAGTCTCTTACACTTTGAAGGGTGCTGGCAAATGAATAATTAAGTCGCAATAAACTCGCTTATCTGTGTGTAGATGATCAACCTTTGCACCTCATGGCAGATTTCTCAGCCTTCCCCTGCCTGAGCTTTAGGGTGGCGTATGGTATCCTATCAGAATATGACGTTTTGTAGAATTGTTTTGAGAACTTCAGACCCCTAATTGGGAGGGCATCGTTGCTGCACGTCAGCTCCAGGAGGGCTGGGTTTTGTCTGTCTGGTTCATGGGGTTTCTAGAGACAGGGCCTGTCATACAGTAGCACTCAATTAATATTTCTGGAATGAATACATAATTTGTATTTCCCAAAGTCAAATGGAATGGTTTCTGGAATCAACCATTATTTTGGACTATCAGGGTGGTGTTCCCCtcacaccccctgcccccacacccaGGATAAGCAAGAGTTTAACACTTATTGAAATGAGGCATTTACAGACAAGCTGAGCACATCTCGCAAGCGGTGCAAAGCTCTGCCCTTTGTCTCTGCTGGCTCCCTCGACGGCGGGGCGAAGTTTGATGAGTGTGTCATGAGTCATTTCACAGTGAGCCCCGGTGTCTCCCACATCTTTGCAGCTCCAGAATTCAAAAGCTGTGATCCAGTCAAAGGACACCGCCATCCAGGAGCTCAAGGAGAAAATCGCCTACCTGGAAGCTGAGGTGAGTGCTCTGGGCAGCCCTGGGAAGGGAGTGGATGCTTGAAGAAAAGCCTGGATGTGAGGAAGGGGGAGATTCTGGAGGGGGGCTTGGTCCTGTCTAGCTGCTGCACAGAAGTGAGTATCTGGGGTGCTTGGTTGATCTTCATTTCAGCTGAGTAAATGTTTTCTGAGAACCTTCACGGAGTGGCAGACAATGGTAAGGCCTGTCCCTGCTCTGAAGGGATATATCCTCTTGGGGCGAGCCCGCGCTGTGGCGGCATGGAGGTCGCCCCTCATTCTGACTGTGTGGCCTTAACAGGGGCACTGACAgtggagctgggctttgaaggatgagGCCTTCCACAGGTGGCGTCCTTTGCATGACAAAGGCGACGGGCTGTTATTCTGGGTCTAGCTTCCGCTGTACCTCAGGGCCCTTCCTGTCCATTGACTGACTACCTGAGATTGCTTTGCAAGCATTGTGTGAAGATCCCAGGTAGCGAGGGAGCTAAAAGGAAACAGGAGACAGGGTTGTTCATCTCCAGGGAGTTTGCAGTCTAGACTTAgggataaaatacattttaaaaatcacctaagAATACTTTATAGAAAAGCATATGGACGAACAGAAGTAAATATCTCAACTGACTATAGGAAATTATTTGCAGTAATTGTATAGAGAAGGTATACAGGAGGTGATCAGTGTCGCACAGAGTTCTTGAGAGAACACCTCCTCGGGGAAGGAGACTGGAGGGAGAgcagcctggagtggggaggaTGTGGGGAGAGGGCGTCCTGGTGGCGGCACGCACAGTAGGGGCGGGGGTGACAGCAGCACAAACACAGCAGTGGAGAGACCAGAACGAGCCCGTTCAATGTGACAAAAGGCAAGGCAGAAAAAGGCCAGCTCTAACCTCGTAACCTGTGTTAACAGAATTTAGAGATGCATGACCGGATGGAACACCTGATAGAGAAACAGATCAGTTACGGCAACTTCAGCACCCAGAACCGGGCCAAGACTGAGAACCCGAGCAGGTGGGTCGTTGTGCACGGAGCCGGGCTCAGGTGGGAAGTGAAGGAGAGACGGGCAGAGGAGCCATGGGAAGGGAACGTTTAGTGCTGAGGCCAGGATGAGGCTCTGCTAAATCCAGCTTTATTCTCCCAGTCTCTAATTGGACCCATTCTCCACCTGAACCATTTTCTAACCAGGTTAGGGTAGAGCCTGATGCCATAACCCCACGGAGGCCCATGAAAGGCTGCTAGAGGTGCATGAACCCCCTGACATGGCAGCAACAATCATGAATGTGCAGTGAGTGCGTATTTCTAGGGAGAGGGCCTTTTGTTCCCAAGAGATTCACAAAAAGGTCCCAGACTTTGAAAAACTCAAGAAtcacagccacagccacccctCAGCTGTTCAGCCGCACCCTCTCTTTTCACCTGCCAGCAGACAAAAGTGCCTCTCCCCTAACCCTCTCTTAGACAGCGCTGACAATTACTGTTTCTGAGCATTAGAACCAAGAGATCAGCTGGCCCTGAAGTGTAGAATCAGGAGGCAGACTGGAGGGgcgtttgtttttttgttaatcCAACAGTCTCATTACAAAAATAACCACAATGTGTGCAGCAGCAGAATTGGGAAGGACGCTGCCTGACTTCTGCCAGAGTGGGCAGCCCTGCTTCCCCACGGCCCTGCAGGGGCAGTCAGCCACGCAGGGAGCCTCGGGGCAAGGTAGCAGGCAGAGCTCTGTCCGGGAGGCCTGGCCTTGGCTCGTTCTGTCCACTCTGAGCACcaaccacccccgcccccaccaccatCATGATGAATAGCTCAGATCAGGTCTCCCAGCACTGGGCATCCTCCCCGCCCtgctcttaggtccccagtgggaCAAACAGTGAAAGGTGGGCAACAACACAGCACTCAGCCTTTCCAACTTCCTTTTCAGCGTTAGGATAgccaagccccccagccctaagCCCATGCCTCTCATCCGAGTGGTGGAAACATGAGCTGAAGAAGGAGCTGGACGCCGCCGTGGTTGCCACCTCTCGCCTGCAGAGGAGCCCACCACCCCTGGAGGCTGCTGGCCCTGACTCTGACCTCCCAACTGCTCCCTGGCTGCACCCCGGCTTGGGGTTCATGTGTCCCGCCGGTTCCAGATGCCTGTCCTCTGCACGCTGGGTGGACTGAGGATGACGCCCCTCTGGACACTGCGGCCTCTGGAGCCAGGGCAGTATCCTTGTTCCCGTAGTTACTGTTTCTCTCTGTAGCAGGGCCTCCCTTCTGTTATAGACTGGAGTTCGGCTGCCCCAGAAGCCAGGTCCTCAGTCGGAGGACCTCAGTGGCCCTAGGAGCTGGAAGCGCAGATGTCCGAAGTGACTGGAGAGTGTCCCGGGGGAACGACGTTCCTCCCGTAAACACAGATCAGTTCTTAGCATCAAACTGTTTGTTCTTCTGCTTGCTCCACCCTCAGCCCATGCTGACCTGGGGCCTCTTCCAGATAGACAGTGGGGCTGCCTGTCATGGCTGGTCAGAGTCGATGAACCTTAACTTCAACTGGATGGGCTTGCCTTTTTgtggtggcggggggggggggtgtccttcAGGGAGTAGCTCTTAGCAGAAAGAGTCTCTAAGGCCACAGACAGTTAGTGCGACTTCTCTCTGCTGTGAAGACTCCCAGAATCTTCTTAGGGTTTTCCCCCAAGTTGCAGTCTTCTTGACTCAGAGCCAAAAACTGTTTTCACTGGGTTACATCCATCTCAGCAAAACTCACTTGGTATTTATTTTGCTAACTTATTGGTGGTTTTGCTTACATCTCACAGCTGATTTAATACTAGAGATCTACAGCCTTCTCTTGCGGTGTTTGGACTTGCCCCACCCTGGGAAAAGTGTTCCCGCTGGACTTGTTGACTTCAGAATGGCATTGTtataaatctttttctctctttcctctgcctgcttcttttcccttcctcctccaaacCTGCTTGGTACCTCAGAAAGGCAAGCTTATTTGCCTGGAGGTATTGGGGTCTGAGTGTATGTTATTTGAGCGAAGAAGGCAGTCAGGAGGGATGGAATTCTTCCCTTAACCCCACTGCACCCCCACACTCCACAGTCTGTTGTCCTGGCTCTGAACGAACCTGCCCCTCATCGTGTTTTCTTTAGGGCCCTTCCAGCAGCCTCAAGAAGGAGATAAGCATCAGAATGTGGTATTATAGGAtacaagaaaatgcaaaataaacatGGATTAAGTTTTTAggttctggggggagggtacagctcagcggtagagtgcgtgcttagcatgcaccaggtcctgggttcagtccccggtacctccattaaaaataaataacaataaacctaattacctcccccctccagaaAAAGcaatgtataaattttttttaaaagtctttaggTTCTGCTTGGCTCAAAACCAGAAGCCTTAAGTCTGTGGTGTTTGCATCCGGCTGGGCTCGCGTGCTGGCTTTGTCCCGAATGCTGTTCCGGTGCTCACGCTGTCCTTTCCATCTGTACAGCGGGAGGATGGGACCCGATCATCTCCACAGGCCCTTCCAGCTCTGATAGTCTTTCCTGTGGCATATTCTTTGGATGGTgaatttaataaattatgttaaTGTGTCTCCTTGTGCTCCTGGCTTGGTTTCTGTTCACTTTTCAGGGGACGATGAAAGAACATAATTTTGGGCACCCTGTTGTCCACACCTGGGAGGTGTGGAGGCACCCCAAACACTATGATATGAGGACTCTGTGGCATTCAGAGGAGTTAGAATGTCCCTGTTAAGCAGCTGAGCTCTGTGGTCTGAGTCCTTGTGTAGGAGGTAGCCCCTGACTTTAGCTTTGACCCTGCCTGGGCTGGCGGCCTTGTGGGATCCCTACACTTGGCCACTGTGTGTCCTCTCAGTTGGAAAAGAACTGGACAGAGGAAAGGTCCTGTGATTACTTAAGAGATTTACCAATCAGCACTGGAGGTAGATGACTAACTCCACATCCTTTGCAGAAATGAATAGTACCGTGGAAATGCTGACTGCATCTGTTTGAGGGTTTAGTTTTTGGCTATCTCTGGGCATCATTCAATTAGTCCAAtggtcttttctttgtttctttctttctttctgccaaaAATGTTGTTGACTGCAGGGCCCAACGAGGACATAGCTAAATTTACACAAATCTTCCCCGGGCCAAAGAAACTAGAAATGCAAGCCCTGAACCCCTGGCCCCACTTCCTTTCTAAGCCCCTTTTTCCTTCAATCAAAGGAATGTAAGCTTTTCTCCTGCgacttttcttcccctttctcctgctTCTCAGGTAATTCACACCCTAGGCTTCAGAATGTACCAGAAACCTCCTTCCATTCCAGACCTGGGTTTGGCCTCTGAcagcctgtgttctcttctttgTCTGGCAGTCTTGCTCTGCAGGGGTGTATCTGGACTGCTTGTTCTCAGAATATTAAGAGGGTGGAAGCAGGGTGGGGTTGCCTCGGGGGCCAGGAAGACTGCAAGGCTGGAAGAAGACAGAAGTGAGTGTGCTGCCATTCAGGGAAGGGAGGCTCTCCACTGGGCCCTGAGGACTTGGTGGGATGAGCAGAGATTCCAGCTGGAGATAATGAACATTCTGGAGATGAGAACTAGAGCTCTAACTGATTCCTTGGACCAGAACATGCCTCTGGGGTGTATTTCCCTTAGTTTAGTTGTACAACGGCTGGAAGGAACAGGGGCTCAGGAGAGTCTCTGGGAAGAGAAAGTGGTCACAGGAAAGGTAGTTTAGATCTTGGCAACCTTTTCAATTAGAGACAGAGGATGGGGAcgggagagtgagagagagccCTGGGCCTGAGAAAGGGCGTGGTGAGAAGCTGCTCCTGACTTCAGCTGTCTGTTTATTGCCTGTGTTATGTCATTTGTCAGCCAACTCCTCTGTGCTCCGTGAATATGTTGTGGAGGGAAGATGGAGTCTGACTCCCTGGGACCTTTGCCATGAAGGCCTGTTTCTTTGAGCTGGGTGTTGAGAGCTGCCCGGACACGCAGCTGTCATCACCAGCCTCCTGTAAACTCAGAGCGTCACCCCAACGTGGGGAAGCCTGCAGGAGTGCTCCTTGCCTCCTGAAAAACTGCCCCTGTCCTCCCACCTCTTCATCTGTCCCCTCCCTGGATGGAAAAAAAGCCTGATAGGGACATGGTATTTCAACCAACTGCTGCATTGGACCTTTTATTTGAACAGAGTTTCTATAGCCAAAAATTGATTGGCTCACTTTCGTCTCTAGTTAAAAAAACCCCTTGTACTGTGAAGCGTTCCAAGATGTATTCTGGAAAGATGTTCTCACG carries:
- the TUFT1 gene encoding tuftelin isoform X1, which translates into the protein MNGTRNWCTLVGVHPEGQTAGSVDILRLTLQSELTGDELERIAQQAGRKTYAMVSGRSAGHSLASELVESNDGHEEIIKVYLKGRSGDKMIHEKNINQLKSEVQYIQEARNCLQKLREDISSKLDRDLGDSLPQQEIQVVLEKPNGFNQSLPPEVDTCINGDVESLRKTVQDLLVKLQEAEQQRQSDRAGFEVTLSQYQREAEQSHAALQRAEDRVEQKEAEVGELQRRLLGMETEHQALLTKVKEGETALEELRSKNGDCQVEQEKAASLEKEVAGLREKIHHLDDMLKSQQRKVRQMIEQLQNSKAVIQSKDTAIQELKEKIAYLEAENLEMHDRMEHLIEKQISYGNFSTQNRAKTENPSSVRIAKPPSPKPMPLIRVVET
- the TUFT1 gene encoding tuftelin isoform X2 — translated: MNGTRNWCTLVGVHPEGQTAAGRKTYAMVSGRSAGHSLASELVESNDGHEEIIKVYLKGRSGDKMIHEKNINQLKSEVQYIQEARNCLQKLREDISSKLDRDLGDSLPQQEIQVVLEKPNGFNQSLPPEVDTCINGDVESLRKTVQDLLVKLQEAEQQRQSDRAGFEVTLSQYQREAEQSHAALQRAEDRVEQKEAEVGELQRRLLGMETEHQALLTKVKEGETALEELRSKNGDCQVEQEKAASLEKEVAGLREKIHHLDDMLKSQQRKVRQMIEQLQNSKAVIQSKDTAIQELKEKIAYLEAENLEMHDRMEHLIEKQISYGNFSTQNRAKTENPSSVRIAKPPSPKPMPLIRVVET
- the TUFT1 gene encoding tuftelin isoform X3 translates to MNGTRNWCTLVGVHPEGQTAGSVDILRLTLQSELTGDELERIAQQAGRKTYAMVSGRSAGHSLASELVESNDGHEEIIKVYLKGRSGDKMIHEKNINQLKSEVQYIQEVVLEKPNGFNQSLPPEVDTCINGDVESLRKTVQDLLVKLQEAEQQRQSDRAGFEVTLSQYQREAEQSHAALQRAEDRVEQKEAEVGELQRRLLGMETEHQALLTKVKEGETALEELRSKNGDCQVEQEKAASLEKEVAGLREKIHHLDDMLKSQQRKVRQMIEQLQNSKAVIQSKDTAIQELKEKIAYLEAENLEMHDRMEHLIEKQISYGNFSTQNRAKTENPSSVRIAKPPSPKPMPLIRVVET